The genomic stretch ATGGCTCCGCGCCGCCTGCGCTTCGGCATCTTCCTGGCACCCTTCCATCGCGTAGGCGACAACCCGACGCTCGGGATCGAGCGCGACATCAACCTGATCGAGTGGCTCGACCACCTCGGCTACGACGAGGCCTGGGTCGGCGAACATCATTCGGCGGGATGGGAGACCATCGCGAGCCCCGAGATCATCATCGGCGCCGCGGCGGAACGCACCAAGCACATCAAGCTGGGCTCCGGCGTGACCAGCCTGCCGTATCACCACCCGCTGCTGGTCGCGCAGCGCTTCGTTCAGCTGGACCACATGACGCGCGGGCGCGTGATGCTCGGCTGCGGTCCGGGCGCGCTGGTGTCGGACGCCTACATGATGGGGATCGACCCGGCGCACCAGCGGCGGCGGATGGATGAATCGCTCACCGCCATCACGCGGCTGCTGGCGTGCGAGGCGCCGGTCACGATGGAGACCGACTGGTTCACGCTGCGCGAGGCGCGTCTTCACCTCGCGCCGTATTCGGAACCGTGCTTCCCGATCTCGGTCGCGTCCTCGACCACGCCCTCGGGCGTGCTGGCTGCGGCGAAGCACGGGCTGGGGTTGCTGTCGCTCGGTGCCGGGCTGCATGGCGGGCCGAAGATGCTGGCCGAGCAGTGGCGCGTGGCCGAGGCCGAGGCCGCGAAGCACGGCAAGACCATGGATCGCCGCAACTGGCGCCTGGTGGTGAACCTGCATTGCGCCGAGGACGACGAACGTGCGCTGCGCGATGTCCGTGTCGGCGAAGTGCAGGAGACGCTGACCTATTTCAGCGAAACCCTCGGCCGCCCGCCGATGCGATCGGAGGACCCGCTGCGCGACGGCCTGGCGATGGGCTCGACGCTGGTGGGTTCGCCCGAGACCGTCGCGGCGGGCATCGAGCGGCTGCTCTCCTACACCGATGGCGGGGCGGGCGGCATCCTGTTCCGCGCGCATGAATGGGCGGATCGCGAAGCCACCTGGCGGTCCTTCGAACTGTTCGCCCGCTGGGTCATGCCGCGCTTCCAGGGCACGCTGGCCATGCCGCAGCAGTCGCGCGACTGGGTCAGTGCCAATCGCGAAACCATCTTCGCGCCAAACATGCAGGCGCTGAAGCAGGCCTTCCGCGATGCGGGGCAGCAGGCGCCGGAATTCTCGCGCCTGGAACTCCACACCGGGAAGGTGGATCTGCCGAAGGTCTAGAGCCGATCCCGATCAGATGCTCCCATCCGATCGGGTGAATTTAGGCGTGGCGACAAGCGGCGCGAGGCGGCTCTAGTTGATGGTGAGGTTGAGGCGACGGATCACGGCGCCTTCCTCGACAATGATGCGCTGGACCGATGCACGGTAGTCGTCACTGTTCATGTAGATGACCGGCATGTCGAAGCGTTCCAGCACCGCCAGGTGCGCGGGGTCGTTCAGCGCGGCCTTGAAGGCATCGTGCAGCACGCGCACCACGCCCGGGTCCATGCCCTTCGGCCCGGCCAGGCCGTAGGGCGAGGCGGAGACGATGTCGAAGCCGCTCTCGCGCAGCGTCGGCACATTGGGGTAGCGCTTGGCGCGCTCGGCGCCCCAGGTGACCAGCAGGCGGAACTGCCCGCCATCCACCAGCGGCCCCCACGACGTGCTGTCCGCCATCGCCTGCGTGCCACCGGACAGCAGCGACGCCGCGTTGTCCGAACCGCCACGGAAGGGCACGTGCAGGAACTCGATGCCACGCTCGGCGGCGATGCGTTCCATGGTGATGTGCAGCGTGCTGCCCACACCGGGCGAACCATAGGCGACCTTGCCCGGGTTGGCCTTCGCGTAGTCCAGGAACTGCTGCCAGGTCTGCCAGGGGCTGTCGGCCTTCACCACCACGCCGAACAGGTAGCCCGTCAGGTGGATGATGTAGGTGAAGTCCCGCATCGGGTCCCAGGTGGGACGCGATGTCATCATCGGGAAGCGGAAGGCGGTGATCGGCAATTGCCCGACCATGTAGCCGTCGCCGCGCGCCTCGGCCGCCATCATCTGCGCGCCGAGCGTGCCCGAGGCACCGCCGCGGTTCTCGATCACCACCTGCTGGCCGAGATGACGCGTCGCGACTTCCGCCAGCGCGCGCAGCTGCCCATCGGTGGACCCGCCGGGCGGCCAGGGCACGATCAGGCGGATGGGGCGGCTGGGAAAACCGGCCTGCGCGATGGCGGGCGCGGCAAGCATTGCGCTCGACGCTGCAATCAGGCTGCGGCGCGTGATGGTCATGGTCTTCCTCCCGTTTGGTTCATGCCGGCGCCGCGGTTGGCTCCGCAGCGCCGGAGACGCGGCTCAGGGCCGCTGGTTCGACAGCACCACGGTGCCCGAGGCGGAGAACATCCCGCCCACGCCGTGTGCGACGCTGATCGTCACATCCGGCACCTGCGCGGGTGCGGTGCCGCGCACCTGGCGCACGCTCTCCTGCAGGGCGAACATGCCGTACATGCCGGTGTGCGTGTAGGACAGACCGCCGCCGTTGGTGTTGAGCGGCAGCTTCGCGCCGGGGCGCGTGTTGCCTTCCCAGATGAAGTCCTTCGCCTCGCCACGCCCGACGAAGCCGAGGTCTTCCAGACCGTACATCGGCAGGTGCGCGAAGGCGTCGTAGATCATCAGGTGGTCGACATCGCTGTGCTTGATGCCGGCCATGCGGAAGGCCTCGGGCCCCGCCACGCGGAAGGCGCGCGAACTGGTGAAGTCCTCCATCTGGCTGACCATGGTGGTCTCGACGGATTCACCGCTGCCCAGGATGTAGCAGGGCTTGGTCGGGAAATCCTTGGCGCGGTCGGAGGACGTCAGGATCAGCGCGCCACCGCCATCCGTCACCAGGCAGCACTGCAGCAGCCGGAACGGGTAGGCGATCATCTTGCTGTTCAGCACGTCGGCAACGGTGATCGGGTCCTTGAAGGCGGCGCGCGGATTCTTCGCCGCCCATTCGCGCTGCACGACGGCGACCATCGCCATCTGTTCGTGCGTGACGCCGTACTTCTTCATGTAGCGCAGCACGGGGATGGGAAACAGCGTGGGCGGTCCCATCGGGCCGAAGGGCGCTTCGAACTGGCCGTTCAGCGACTGCGGCTCGGGCGGGCGCGGGGTTGCGTTGACGCGCGACTTGCCGCTCTCGCCATGCGTGATGAGGATGGTCTTGGCATAGCCCGCATGGATGGCCGCCGCCGCGTGGCGGACGTGCAGCATGAAGGAGCAGCCCCCCACGCCCGTGCCATCCACCCAGCGCGGCGTGATGCCGAGGTAGTGGGCGATCTGCTGCGGCATCATCGGACCCACGCAGGCTACGCCATCGATGTCCGACGGCTTCAGCCCCGCATCGGCCATCGCGTTCAGCGCGGCATCCGCATGCAGCATGATCTGCGCCATGTCTGGAATGGCGCCGAGCTTCGTTGTCTCCGCCGCGCCGACGATGGCGATCTCGCCTGGCTTGATGGTCATGGCTCAGGACCCCTTCGCGGGACGGAACAGGGGCAGGGTGATGTCGTCGTCCATCTTGGTGAAGGCCACCTCGAGCGGCATGTCGAGCACAAGCGCCTCGGGTGTCTGCGGGCAATCGACGATGTTGGTCATCATGCGCGGGCCTTCTTCCAGCTCCACAACCGCGATGGCGTAGGGTGGCTTGAAGCCTGGCACCGGGCGATGGTGGATGACGTAGGAATGCAGCGTGCCGCGGCCCGAGGCCTCGAACACTTCGACGTTGCGTGTGCCGGTATAGGGGCTGAAGGGGCGCGGCGGGAAATAGGCCTTCCCGGTATCGCCGCAGCGCTGCAGCAGCAGCTTGCCGTCGCGCGTGCCGTCCCAGAAATGCTTGGTCTCGGGCGTGGGTTCCGGCCGCGCGCGGCCCGGTTCGAGTGTCATCTGGTGCTTCCTCCTGCCTTGGCTTGCCCACATGGTCGCGCGAAGCGGGCCGGGGCGGAAGGGGGGCGTCAGAGGTCGAGGATTCGTTCCGGCGCGGCACGCCCGCGCAGCAGGTCCCACAGCCCCAGCATGTTGCCGCGCAAACGGCCGCGACGATCGGCCCAGGGTTCGGGCTTCAGCGACCGTACAAGGTTCGCGAGGCAATGCCGGGCCGCCGAGGGTATGGCGTGGCTCCAGGGGAAGGTCCCCTTGCGCGCCAGGTAGACCGGGTTGACCACCTGCGAATAGCCGAGCCTGACCTGCGTCACGCGTCCGGACTTCGACCCGAGATGAACGCCGCGCGCGCCGGCCAGGCGCAGGATCGTGCCGTGTCGGCCCAGCACGCGCGTGACGTCGATGTCCTCGTACCAGGCATAGAGCGGCAGGCGTTCGTCGACGCGGATGTTCTCCGCGCGCACCACATCCATGCGGAAGGCCATGTTGCAGCCATAGCCGTTGAAGTGCGGCGCCATGGCCATGGCATCGGCGGGCGGCACGTCGGCGGCGAGCAGCGCCGCACCTTCCGCCAGGGAATAGCCCGGCCCGTTCGCGCCATCCGCCACCACGGTGCCGGTCGCGACCACCATGTCCGGGCGCGCGGCGAAGGCGGCTTCCAGCACGCGCAGGTAGTCCGGCGCGCAGAGGAAGTCATCGTCGAGGAACAGCACCACGTCGCAATCCGTCGCGGCATCCATTATGGCGTTGCGCTGCTTCGGCAGGCCGGCGGGGGCGGTGATGAACTCGGCGCCTTCGCAGCCCATGACGTCGTCCGGCGTGACGTGGCAGACGATGATGCGGTCCGGCGCGCGGGTCTGGCGCCGGAGGTCGGCCAGCACGCCGGCAAGGATCAAGGGGCGCCCGCGTGTGGCGATGCCGATCGCGATGCGCATCACGCCGCTTCCGTCAGCGGTGCAACCGCCGGCGGGCGGCGCGCCGCCGGGGCCAGCATGCCGGCGAGCCGGCCGCGGAAGGTCATCCAGTAGTAGCCGGCCTCGTGCATCCGCCCGCGCAGCAGGCTTGCCGCCACGCCGCCGAGTGGCCGCACCAGGAAGGTCCATCGCGTGGACAGGGGCGCGCCATTGCGCCGCAGCGCGAAGCCGAGGCCGCGCCCGTAGCGTTCCGCCCGCTCCACCGCGACATCCGACAGCCGCTTGTCGGGATGGATGATGCGCAGCCCATGGTCGTAGTGCGCGTGCAGGCCGCGCGCCATGGCGCGGCAGACCAGGTCGTTGCCCTCGGCCGACCCGAAGGGGCTGCCTGGGCCCATGCCCTCGTCGAACCCGCCGAGGGCGAGCGCGGCCTCGCGGCGGAGGAAGATGTTGAACTCGATCACGCTGGTCCAGACGGTGGCGAGGTCGATCGCGCCGCTCTCGGCCCGCCAGCGCCCGGAGCCAAGTCCGCCGGACGGCGAGGCCGCGGGGCCGGTCAGCACGCCGAGCGACGCATCGGCGAAGGCGGCATCGACGCGATCCAGCACGCCTGGCGGATAGAGGCAGTCATCGTCCGGGAAGCTGACGATCTCGCCGCGTGCGTGGCGCAGTCCGAGGTTGCGCGCGTGGTTCGCGCTGCGGACCGCCGAACGCAGGCGGCGCAGTGCGATGCGCGGCGCATGGGCGGCCTCGATCGCGCCGAGCCGGTCGTCCTCGTTCTGGTCGACGATAATGACTTCGACATCGGACCGCCTCTGCGCCAACAGGCTGTCCAGCAACTCACCCACCTCCGCATCGCGCCCGAGCGTTGCGACCACCAGCGAGAACCTCATGGCCGCGCGTCCTCGACCACGCGGCGCATGGCGGCGCGGAAGGCGGCGCGGGAGAAGCGCTCGGCCTGCGCGCGGCAGGCGGCGGGGCTGATGGACAGTGTTTCGAAGCGATCGACCGCGGCGATGATCGCCTCGGGCGTCTGGGCGTCGAAGAACAGGCCGGTGTCATCCGTCACGATGTCCCGCGCGCCGCCGCGGCCATACGCGATGACGGGTGTGCCGCAGGCCAGGGCCTCGACCGTCGCGATGCCGAAATCCTCCTCCGCGGCGAAGACGCAGGCGCGCGCGGATTGCGTGAGCGAGACGAGCTCCGCCGTCGCGACGCGTCCGCGAAACTCGATGTTGGGCGCGCCGGCCGCGGCCTCGCGCACACGCGCCTCGTTGGTGCCGTCGCCCACGATCACCAGGCGGCGTCCGGGCATGCGCGCGAAGGCGGCGGTGATCACCTCGATGCGCTTGTAGGGCACCATGCGGGAGGCAGTGAGGTAGTGATCGCCCTTCGTCTCCTGCAGCGCGAAGC from Roseomonas fluvialis encodes the following:
- a CDS encoding LLM class flavin-dependent oxidoreductase, yielding MAPRRLRFGIFLAPFHRVGDNPTLGIERDINLIEWLDHLGYDEAWVGEHHSAGWETIASPEIIIGAAAERTKHIKLGSGVTSLPYHHPLLVAQRFVQLDHMTRGRVMLGCGPGALVSDAYMMGIDPAHQRRRMDESLTAITRLLACEAPVTMETDWFTLREARLHLAPYSEPCFPISVASSTTPSGVLAAAKHGLGLLSLGAGLHGGPKMLAEQWRVAEAEAAKHGKTMDRRNWRLVVNLHCAEDDERALRDVRVGEVQETLTYFSETLGRPPMRSEDPLRDGLAMGSTLVGSPETVAAGIERLLSYTDGGAGGILFRAHEWADREATWRSFELFARWVMPRFQGTLAMPQQSRDWVSANRETIFAPNMQALKQAFRDAGQQAPEFSRLELHTGKVDLPKV
- a CDS encoding Bug family tripartite tricarboxylate transporter substrate binding protein, which produces MTITRRSLIAASSAMLAAPAIAQAGFPSRPIRLIVPWPPGGSTDGQLRALAEVATRHLGQQVVIENRGGASGTLGAQMMAAEARGDGYMVGQLPITAFRFPMMTSRPTWDPMRDFTYIIHLTGYLFGVVVKADSPWQTWQQFLDYAKANPGKVAYGSPGVGSTLHITMERIAAERGIEFLHVPFRGGSDNAASLLSGGTQAMADSTSWGPLVDGGQFRLLVTWGAERAKRYPNVPTLRESGFDIVSASPYGLAGPKGMDPGVVRVLHDAFKAALNDPAHLAVLERFDMPVIYMNSDDYRASVQRIIVEEGAVIRRLNLTIN
- a CDS encoding thiolase C-terminal domain-containing protein; translated protein: MTIKPGEIAIVGAAETTKLGAIPDMAQIMLHADAALNAMADAGLKPSDIDGVACVGPMMPQQIAHYLGITPRWVDGTGVGGCSFMLHVRHAAAAIHAGYAKTILITHGESGKSRVNATPRPPEPQSLNGQFEAPFGPMGPPTLFPIPVLRYMKKYGVTHEQMAMVAVVQREWAAKNPRAAFKDPITVADVLNSKMIAYPFRLLQCCLVTDGGGALILTSSDRAKDFPTKPCYILGSGESVETTMVSQMEDFTSSRAFRVAGPEAFRMAGIKHSDVDHLMIYDAFAHLPMYGLEDLGFVGRGEAKDFIWEGNTRPGAKLPLNTNGGGLSYTHTGMYGMFALQESVRQVRGTAPAQVPDVTISVAHGVGGMFSASGTVVLSNQRP
- a CDS encoding Zn-ribbon domain-containing OB-fold protein → MTLEPGRARPEPTPETKHFWDGTRDGKLLLQRCGDTGKAYFPPRPFSPYTGTRNVEVFEASGRGTLHSYVIHHRPVPGFKPPYAIAVVELEEGPRMMTNIVDCPQTPEALVLDMPLEVAFTKMDDDITLPLFRPAKGS
- a CDS encoding glycosyltransferase family 2 protein translates to MRIAIGIATRGRPLILAGVLADLRRQTRAPDRIIVCHVTPDDVMGCEGAEFITAPAGLPKQRNAIMDAATDCDVVLFLDDDFLCAPDYLRVLEAAFAARPDMVVATGTVVADGANGPGYSLAEGAALLAADVPPADAMAMAPHFNGYGCNMAFRMDVVRAENIRVDERLPLYAWYEDIDVTRVLGRHGTILRLAGARGVHLGSKSGRVTQVRLGYSQVVNPVYLARKGTFPWSHAIPSAARHCLANLVRSLKPEPWADRRGRLRGNMLGLWDLLRGRAAPERILDL
- a CDS encoding glycosyltransferase family 2 protein; translation: MRFSLVVATLGRDAEVGELLDSLLAQRRSDVEVIIVDQNEDDRLGAIEAAHAPRIALRRLRSAVRSANHARNLGLRHARGEIVSFPDDDCLYPPGVLDRVDAAFADASLGVLTGPAASPSGGLGSGRWRAESGAIDLATVWTSVIEFNIFLRREAALALGGFDEGMGPGSPFGSAEGNDLVCRAMARGLHAHYDHGLRIIHPDKRLSDVAVERAERYGRGLGFALRRNGAPLSTRWTFLVRPLGGVAASLLRGRMHEAGYYWMTFRGRLAGMLAPAARRPPAVAPLTEAA